One Thermoplasma volcanium GSS1 genomic window carries:
- the purQ gene encoding phosphoribosylformylglycinamidine synthase subunit PurQ, producing MKQSPKIGILLMEGTNNETEVYYSVKRSGGSPDFIHINDLSAGRKRVSDYDGLIIPGGFSAGDYIRAGVIFAARLGAVAGKEIREFVDDGKPLIGICNGFQVLMEMGLIYDRSKITLTNNESNRFECRYTYMKMTSRNRIFQSGFYGKGVFQVPVAHAEGRIAVSERSVLKKLYENDQVVFKYSNENDVTDEYPWNPNGSIDSVASLSNEAGNVIGLMPHPERIYYRYQAMYLETEKDEVAGKIFYDSLVNYARDRNG from the coding sequence ATGAAGCAATCTCCAAAAATTGGCATCCTCCTTATGGAGGGAACCAACAACGAAACCGAAGTCTATTACTCTGTAAAAAGGAGCGGTGGATCTCCTGATTTTATCCATATAAATGATTTATCTGCAGGGAGAAAGCGTGTATCGGATTATGACGGTCTCATAATTCCTGGCGGATTTTCAGCCGGCGACTACATTAGGGCAGGCGTTATATTCGCCGCCCGCCTTGGTGCGGTTGCGGGCAAAGAGATAAGGGAATTCGTAGATGATGGAAAACCACTCATAGGCATATGCAACGGCTTCCAAGTCCTAATGGAGATGGGACTGATTTACGATCGCAGCAAGATCACTCTTACAAACAACGAATCTAATAGGTTTGAATGCAGATATACATATATGAAGATGACTTCAAGGAACAGGATATTTCAGAGTGGATTTTACGGTAAAGGGGTATTCCAGGTTCCAGTAGCTCATGCTGAAGGCAGGATCGCGGTAAGCGAAAGGAGTGTATTGAAGAAACTTTACGAGAATGACCAAGTCGTATTCAAATATTCCAATGAGAATGACGTTACTGATGAGTATCCTTGGAATCCAAATGGATCTATTGATTCTGTTGCCTCTCTATCAAACGAAGCAGGAAACGTAATAGGGTTAATGCCCCATCCGGAGAGAATATATTATAGATATCAGGCTATGTATCTTGAAACCGAGAAGGACGAAGTGGCAGGCAAAATCTTCTACGACAGCCTTGTGAACTACGCAAGGGATAGGAATGGATAG
- the argF gene encoding ornithine carbamoyltransferase has translation MIMAKRDILSVLDMKNDLDEIINLSIELKKNRYRSYESLRNKMLGLIFEKPSTRTRTSLEVAIDQLGGHAVYLNPSEMQLGRGETISDTGHVLSRFLDAIAYRAFDHKNVVELARSTSIPVINALDDVEHPLQIVADFMTVKEKKGKFSGLKFSYIGDGNNMANSLMLGAAILGVDIYVATPHGYEPKSEFVDKAKQVAKERGSKVIITNDAIEAAKDADVIYTDVWISMGEESKRGEKEKAFTKYQINSDLVSNAKKDYIFMHCLPAHRGLEVTDDVADSINSVIFDEAENRLHSEKGVLYKLLSY, from the coding sequence ATGATCATGGCAAAGAGGGACATTCTTTCAGTACTCGATATGAAGAATGACCTGGATGAAATAATCAATCTCTCCATAGAGCTTAAGAAGAACCGGTACAGGTCATACGAAAGCCTAAGGAACAAAATGCTAGGTCTTATATTCGAAAAGCCCAGTACTCGAACTAGAACTTCATTGGAGGTTGCAATAGACCAGTTGGGCGGCCATGCAGTATACTTGAATCCGTCTGAGATGCAGCTAGGCCGTGGTGAAACCATATCTGATACAGGACACGTACTGTCAAGGTTTCTCGATGCTATAGCGTACAGGGCCTTCGATCACAAAAACGTTGTCGAACTAGCCAGAAGCACAAGCATACCCGTAATAAATGCCCTTGACGATGTTGAACACCCCCTGCAGATAGTAGCCGATTTCATGACGGTAAAGGAAAAAAAGGGTAAATTTAGCGGCTTAAAGTTCTCTTACATAGGGGACGGGAACAATATGGCCAATTCGCTTATGCTTGGAGCTGCCATTCTTGGTGTCGACATTTACGTTGCAACGCCCCACGGGTATGAGCCAAAAAGCGAGTTTGTTGATAAGGCAAAACAGGTTGCTAAAGAAAGAGGCAGTAAAGTGATAATTACAAACGATGCAATCGAAGCTGCAAAGGATGCCGATGTCATATACACTGATGTGTGGATATCCATGGGTGAAGAATCTAAGAGAGGAGAGAAAGAAAAGGCGTTCACGAAATACCAGATAAACTCTGACTTAGTCTCTAATGCCAAGAAAGACTACATATTTATGCATTGCTTGCCGGCCCACCGTGGCTTAGAAGTAACAGATGATGTTGCTGACAGCATAAACAGCGTTATATTCGACGAAGCTGAGAACAGGCTTCACTCTGAGAAGGGAGTACTTTACAAGCTACTCTCCTACTAA
- a CDS encoding dihydroorotase, with protein sequence MDRAFCGNFYYNGKFDYLEVTVKDGVIESIKKDAGNIARSYLPGAVLPAATDIHVHFRTPGETDKEDFSTGSLSAIFGGTTLVMDMPNNIIPIKDYNAFSDKLGVINGTSYSDFALYSMETGSNSLIVDSRSIGLKVYLGGSTNAAGTMAIPDQEAEMINEKGFTVIFHGELEECLRKHQSETKNLREHNLSRPIECELAAAGYVGSLNLKSKIMAHVSSPEVSGDFLREVTPHHLLLNDEMPLGSIGKVNPPLRDRNTQERLLYAYISGQFDILSSDHAPHTEKDKAEFEYAKSGIIGVETRIPLMLALVKKKILFLDVLYKTGIERPPSIFGIRKGKIEVGYDADFMCVDFTNEKKVNEDRLHSKLPRSPFNGMDAIFPSHVVMRGEVVIDNYEEISDPLGRFVPKGYYDQKL encoded by the coding sequence ATGGATAGGGCATTCTGTGGAAACTTTTACTACAACGGCAAATTCGATTATCTTGAAGTTACCGTAAAAGATGGGGTAATAGAATCCATAAAAAAGGATGCTGGAAACATAGCTAGAAGTTACCTTCCAGGTGCTGTACTGCCAGCAGCAACTGATATACATGTACATTTCAGGACGCCTGGAGAGACAGATAAAGAGGATTTTTCCACGGGATCGCTCTCTGCCATATTTGGTGGAACTACTCTAGTTATGGATATGCCGAATAATATAATACCGATAAAGGACTATAATGCCTTCAGCGATAAACTTGGTGTTATAAACGGCACTTCGTATTCAGACTTTGCCCTCTACTCAATGGAGACTGGATCGAATTCACTCATTGTTGATTCGAGGAGCATAGGCCTTAAAGTATACTTGGGTGGATCTACAAATGCCGCAGGTACCATGGCGATACCCGATCAAGAGGCAGAAATGATCAACGAGAAAGGTTTCACAGTGATATTCCACGGCGAACTGGAAGAATGCCTTAGAAAGCATCAAAGCGAAACGAAGAACCTGAGGGAGCACAACCTTTCGCGCCCTATCGAGTGCGAACTTGCCGCAGCGGGTTACGTCGGCTCTCTAAATTTAAAAAGCAAGATAATGGCCCACGTATCGAGCCCAGAGGTTTCGGGGGATTTCCTTAGGGAAGTAACTCCTCACCACCTTCTTCTAAATGACGAAATGCCGCTAGGAAGTATAGGAAAAGTGAATCCTCCCCTAAGGGATCGGAATACTCAGGAAAGATTGCTATACGCATATATATCGGGGCAGTTCGACATACTTTCGTCAGACCACGCGCCTCATACGGAAAAGGATAAGGCAGAATTTGAATACGCAAAATCGGGAATAATAGGTGTAGAGACAAGGATACCGCTCATGCTGGCGCTCGTAAAGAAAAAGATACTATTTTTAGATGTGCTCTACAAAACGGGGATAGAGAGGCCCCCGTCCATTTTCGGCATTCGAAAGGGAAAGATCGAGGTAGGCTACGATGCCGATTTTATGTGCGTCGATTTTACAAACGAAAAGAAAGTCAACGAGGATCGGCTTCATTCAAAACTCCCAAGGAGCCCATTCAACGGCATGGACGCAATATTCCCTTCACATGTTGTTATGAGGGGAGAAGTCGTTATAGATAATTACGAGGAGATAAGCGATCCCTTGGGCAGGTTTGTGCCAAAGGGCTATTATGATCAGAAGCTGTAG
- the sucD gene encoding succinate--CoA ligase subunit alpha, giving the protein MVLIDKNTKVIVQGITGHQGSFHTGEMLKFGTNVVAGIAPGKGGTKFADKVPIVNSVAEAMQYEPDATMISVPAPFVKDAAYEAIDNGLKIVYILTEHVPYQDTMEIVKEAQLRNITVLGPNGPGITVPFESKIGIMPNHIFKEGDVAVASRSGTLTYEIVYAITKAGMGESTVIGLGGDRVVGLSFIDVLKMFENDPKTKKIVLVGEIGGNNEELAAEYIKKNVKKKVVAYIAGRSAPPGKRMGHAGAIIERGVGTAESKLKAFNSAGVKVADYPQDIPKLLEE; this is encoded by the coding sequence ATGGTTCTGATAGATAAAAATACAAAGGTAATAGTCCAGGGAATAACTGGACACCAGGGTTCTTTCCACACAGGCGAGATGTTGAAATTTGGCACAAACGTAGTAGCTGGCATAGCTCCTGGAAAGGGTGGCACAAAATTCGCAGATAAGGTGCCAATTGTAAACTCAGTTGCTGAGGCTATGCAGTATGAACCAGATGCAACTATGATATCTGTACCAGCACCGTTCGTTAAAGACGCTGCCTACGAGGCAATAGACAATGGCCTCAAGATCGTATACATACTTACCGAACACGTTCCTTACCAAGACACTATGGAGATAGTAAAGGAGGCCCAGTTGCGAAATATTACAGTACTTGGGCCGAATGGCCCTGGGATCACTGTACCCTTTGAATCAAAGATCGGAATTATGCCTAACCACATATTCAAGGAAGGGGATGTTGCAGTTGCTTCAAGAAGCGGCACGTTAACATACGAAATAGTATACGCTATAACAAAGGCAGGGATGGGAGAGAGCACTGTCATAGGACTTGGTGGTGACAGGGTAGTCGGGCTTAGCTTCATAGACGTGCTTAAGATGTTTGAAAACGACCCAAAGACAAAGAAAATAGTGCTTGTGGGAGAAATAGGCGGGAACAATGAAGAGCTAGCAGCTGAGTACATAAAGAAAAACGTCAAGAAAAAGGTTGTAGCATACATAGCGGGGCGCAGTGCACCACCTGGGAAGAGGATGGGGCATGCTGGTGCCATTATAGAGAGGGGAGTTGGAACTGCCGAATCAAAACTCAAGGCCTTCAATTCAGCAGGCGTCAAAGTAGCTGATTACCCGCAAGACATTCCAAAACTGCTGGAGGAATGA
- a CDS encoding 50S ribosomal protein L40e: protein MAFPEAVERRLNKKICMRCYARNSIRATRCRKCGYTGLRLKKKERSAGK, encoded by the coding sequence ATGGCATTTCCAGAAGCTGTTGAGAGAAGGTTGAATAAAAAAATATGCATGCGGTGCTACGCAAGAAACTCAATAAGAGCTACGCGATGCCGTAAGTGTGGCTACACTGGGCTAAGGCTTAAGAAAAAGGAAAGGTCAGCCGGTAAATGA
- a CDS encoding METTL5 family protein gives MGIKSALEIQLQKLKQPEHYANYLEQYMTDASSAAYFLVEILEDGNIKGRTVVDAGTGNGILACGAYYLGAATVLGFDIDVSMVEIAKQNCNNVKFEVRNVKDISGKFDTWIMNPPFGSVMKHADRPFIEKAFETSKFIYSIGNAKAESFLSREFSARGDIFREEHIDLSVPRIYEHHKKDWTRIPAVIFGVKNYSF, from the coding sequence ATGGGCATAAAATCTGCTCTTGAAATTCAGCTTCAAAAGCTAAAGCAACCTGAGCACTACGCCAATTATTTAGAGCAGTACATGACGGATGCTTCTTCGGCTGCCTATTTTTTGGTGGAGATATTAGAAGACGGCAATATAAAGGGCAGGACCGTTGTGGATGCTGGAACTGGCAACGGCATACTTGCTTGCGGAGCTTACTATCTTGGTGCCGCTACTGTTTTAGGTTTTGATATTGATGTATCAATGGTAGAAATTGCTAAGCAGAACTGCAATAATGTAAAATTTGAAGTACGTAACGTAAAGGACATTTCAGGAAAATTCGATACGTGGATAATGAATCCGCCATTCGGATCCGTAATGAAGCATGCCGACAGACCGTTCATAGAAAAAGCTTTTGAAACATCAAAGTTCATATATTCTATAGGCAATGCAAAGGCTGAAAGCTTTCTATCAAGGGAATTTTCTGCGAGAGGCGATATTTTTAGAGAGGAACACATAGATCTTTCCGTACCGCGTATCTACGAGCATCATAAGAAGGACTGGACCAGGATACCAGCGGTAATTTTCGGAGTCAAAAACTACAGCTTCTGA
- the sucC gene encoding ADP-forming succinate--CoA ligase subunit beta produces the protein MNLYEYMGKDIFREYGIPVPNGYVVSSPQDVKKFTNPVAVKSQILLGGRGKAGGIKFAKTDEELKNAVSTLLSTKVRNMTVTKVLIEDMLNIKHEYYVSIALNRAAKSPMLIASAMGGMEIENVPDDKIFKRIIDPSLGYSDFIGREASQFMGLPPELSKQFLDILKKLYNVYRGEDCELVEINPLVETGDGKLIAADAKVVIDSDAIYRHREFSIQDPEKTPLELKAEGKGYAFVELDGDIGVIANGAGLTMATLDALLLHKGKPRNFLDLGGTDNVDIVINAFDLVLEAKPKAILVNIFGGVTKCDTVAQGIVEAKKKFDIKIPVVVRLSGVHEVEGRKILQDNGIEAFSEMMPAIERVTKVF, from the coding sequence TTGAATCTTTATGAGTACATGGGAAAAGATATATTCCGCGAATACGGAATCCCCGTACCTAATGGGTACGTCGTCTCAAGTCCACAAGATGTAAAGAAGTTCACAAACCCTGTTGCTGTTAAGTCTCAAATACTTCTTGGCGGGAGAGGAAAGGCTGGAGGGATTAAATTTGCAAAGACGGATGAAGAGCTAAAGAACGCTGTAAGCACCCTGCTCTCAACAAAAGTGAGGAACATGACGGTGACTAAGGTTCTCATAGAGGATATGCTAAACATAAAGCACGAATACTATGTCAGTATAGCCTTAAACAGGGCCGCAAAGTCACCTATGCTAATTGCAAGCGCCATGGGTGGCATGGAGATCGAGAATGTGCCCGATGACAAGATATTCAAGAGGATCATAGACCCATCCCTTGGATATTCCGACTTTATAGGAAGGGAGGCCTCTCAGTTTATGGGCCTTCCTCCAGAACTCTCAAAGCAGTTCCTAGATATACTTAAGAAATTATACAACGTCTATAGAGGGGAGGACTGCGAGCTTGTTGAAATAAATCCACTAGTCGAAACAGGCGACGGAAAGCTTATAGCAGCTGATGCCAAGGTAGTTATAGATTCAGACGCTATATATCGGCATCGCGAGTTCAGTATACAAGATCCGGAGAAAACACCCCTTGAGCTTAAAGCTGAGGGGAAAGGATACGCCTTTGTAGAACTGGACGGCGATATAGGGGTCATTGCAAACGGTGCCGGCCTAACAATGGCGACGCTTGACGCCCTTCTTCTTCATAAAGGTAAACCAAGGAACTTCCTTGATCTTGGGGGTACAGATAACGTAGACATTGTGATAAATGCCTTTGATCTTGTATTAGAGGCTAAGCCCAAGGCAATACTGGTAAACATATTTGGCGGTGTAACTAAGTGTGATACTGTAGCCCAGGGTATAGTAGAGGCCAAGAAGAAATTCGATATAAAAATACCAGTGGTCGTTAGGCTAAGTGGAGTTCACGAAGTAGAGGGAAGGAAGATTCTTCAGGATAACGGAATCGAAGCCTTCTCGGAAATGATGCCCGCAATAGAGAGGGTAACGAAGGTGTTTTAA